Below is a genomic region from Brassica rapa cultivar Chiifu-401-42 chromosome A08, CAAS_Brap_v3.01, whole genome shotgun sequence.
GATACTCTGCTCGGGTCCTTCACAACAAAATCCAATAGGATAAAAAGATCGGTTCCGACCCGAACCAGAGTTTTTCGGGTCGGTTTCGGGTCGGTTTCGGGTCGGGTCATTGGATCCGGAACAAATGCCCAGGTCTAGGATGAACTCAGAAACAACTTTAGCAAAGAAAGGAACTATATTTAGTTTTGAGAAATTACTCAGAATAACTCATAAACTTTTGTATTGACTAGAATAACTCATAAGGCTAACAAAAATAGCAAAACACCCCCTTTCCtttattattcacaaaattgccactgaaatttattaatagaaaaatatttaattatttcccAGAAAAAAAACTCACTTCGGCGTCAAGAGAGCCGTGGGTCGTGTTCTCCAAAGGCGACAAAGGCAAATCAGGCCCTTCTTTTTCACTTCCATCTCCAACGACTTCTCCGTCACAGCCACCTTCCATTTCATCGTCCGTAAGAAGAAAACCAATTTGTTGGTAATGAACTTCATCGCTTTGATTGTTTGACTCTCGGTCATCTAATTTGTCTTCATCTTGAATTTGATCTTCGTCATTGTATATGTCGAAAATTGGATTACCATGAATATCTCTAAAAACTATTTCTACACTCTCAGCGAACAAATTCACCATGATTCCAGAATCGAGTTTTGATTAAGAAACCAAAacaccagctctgataccatcaGAAGCTACGGATAACACAAGTAACCTATTGATTCTAAGAATACCTAGGAGACGTTGCCTTCTTGAACTCGTTGAGATCCACAGATCTCAGTGCTTAACAAAAGCtctttataaaaatatcaataccAATAATCTGAATACAAACTTAAGCCTAAACggctatatataagaaaaccataaaatcttaaaataataaagataattatccattattaaaaaatcaaatacttaaaataattaaaatattctttaaatatTCTCTCTCCATCACTGAGTTTGAGTACTGACTCTTACCTTGGCGCAAACTCAGTACATAACATTGTTTATTTGATACATCATTGGGTTCATGTTTCTCCAAACATAAAGATTGCAACAAGTGATTAAAATCACCATGAAAAAGGATAATTTGATcaggaagaaaagaaaaaatgagaGAGATGATGATtaatattacgtgtatacgcacaccaattaacctaatgtgcacactaccacaatcgaatggtatgtcgatgtagcactttagaatcgaatccacagagaccaacaaCTACTCTTTATTTCTATAGGATtaatatcaagctaaaacaatgtTGGGGTTTTAAGATTTGTGTATCGTGACAAGCAAGtaacaagattaattaaagatttcagctgattaaaatgctagcctagggtagTTTATCAggtgttaaacaagtgtgagccaaacaattattcaagttcaaTTAAGAGAAAGTCTAAAACTTGGATCACTCAAATAGAACAGTCCACTGTCGTGGTACTGCTCCATATGCTAATCGAttttgatacctaaactcttgTTTGGATCAAGACGCGACATCAAGCAATACATAtcaagtccgatatgttcacaaaacatcataatatctactttcgctgattatggatgcaatgctcattcataacagatctagcaaACTATTATACTGTTAATGAACAGGTTAAACCTATGATCTAACATTAAACGACCAGTTTAAtacaagcattaagaacagttatgaatgaagacaatcaatggtttcacttatctatgtttaactcacgaatctaacaccctaacaccctagactaagcaagtgGATTACTTAGCCATGAACAAATAAATTACAGAGACAATAGATGAAGAAAACATGAtgaatcaataaataaataagataggTTTCATGAATCTTCTCAAGGTGAGAGAGATGAAGCCTTCTCCCTTTCAAGGTAGCAAATCTTCACAACGGAGTTCTAGGTCTGGTTTCTTCTCCAAAAAAATAGCGTAGAATGTCTAAAAGAATAAGAAAAGATATATTTGCAGGTCTCTGACGGCCCAGGAGAAAAAGGGGAAGCCCTAGGTAAAATCCCGAAATATTTGGAAacttccttaaaaatctctacCGCTGGACCATGCACTCGGGGTGTTCTGCGCGATCGGGAACAaccatcaagactgttctgcatgaaaatcaccaaattgcactcttttctgcctcttttgttccagctggtccatctcctatccaatgcaactccagacctatAATGACTCGAAAatgactaggaagactcgataaagacttgaaaactaATTGAAaggcatatatacaagatgtctaaaacaccatatatcaatgaTTACTACAAAAAAATTACCTAATTCTAATTTTAATTAacctaaaaataaaagattcgAAATTAATGTAAACCGGTCGAAATTGAATATTAAATTAAGTTTGGTTTACATAAGCCTAGGTTTCCATCAATAAATCTACcataacataaattaaaaattcttCAACCACATAAACAAaagggcaattctctcaaatagttatttttaagtttttgtcacaaaatagcacTCTAGAAAGACAATGACCAAAGTAGCCCCTTTTtctgaaatttttaatttttaattcttttttttaatttgaaactttATCTCCAAAATCCCACCTcttaactttaaaccctaagtttagattagttaaccctagaataaaaatacatttttacattttaataatacttattttggtcattttcttcattgaaggctatttttgtgataaaaagataaaaaaaagactATCCTAGGGAATTTCTCTAAACAAAAAGTCTACCAACAATTTTAAGTCGGATTCATAAATCTGCCGTAAGAAAATAAGTCGACATAATAAAATGCGTTGACCACAAAAATCGAAAATTTATAACAAATCTGCTACCTCATTCGGCAGGCATATTCttaaaaatttgttttctattcAAATCGGACAATTAACTCTGCCGTAAAAAcaaatttgatgtttttaaGAAAGTCTGACACCACTTTAAcggtagattttttttatacaaattttataaacataCTTATTATTtgacatatttatttttttgagatTAAATCTACTGTCGATCAAAAGTTACGGGTATTTtggtaatgtttttttgttataacaatgGAAAAGGGCAATTTTgatcagaaaaatattttaataattttcaaaaagtatGAATCATTCTAATAATAACACAACTAATTTGTGTCATTAAACATccctttagtttttttttctaaatatcaACCATGATCTAGATTCTATTTAAGAAATTTCCCTGGCAGAGAAAACATGATCACTGAACTACACGATTTTGTTATTGCTGCTTCTTTCTGTTTATAGGCTGCTGTTAATATCTGAATTAATGTTCTTGTTCTTTACATGTCGTGTCAGATTCTCTGATTAGATTTTACTTAGGCCATTTCCAATCTAACACTAAACTTTATTTTAGTGTGGTTTTCACTTTTCACAAAGAGAGCTTAGCTTACGATTAGATTATATTAAAGAATTTATGTAATATAAAAAAGGTAATTTAAAAAGATTGAATTTAAACACCAAAATGGTGTTTATTTAATCTACGTACTAGATTTCTAATGAATATGTCCAACAATCtttcataaataaattttttaaaaattcttctcttttaatagtatagatttgaaATTAATTGAAATTACATTTTGTTatgctgaatttttttttaacaaaattgtaTCTTCCATTTTTACACTTCACTCTAAGGTGCGCTTTCAGTTTCAACACGATATATATAACCTTTGCTGAAGAGGAAGCACCTCAAACATTGTCAATCTCTTGCACTAGAAACTTCTTGGAAAGATTCTGCGTCGAAGAATACAATATGGACTCGATGAAACACAACAGTTTCCTCTCTGCTGATCTGTTGCCATCTCTTGGAGCAAGCACAAACCAATCAACCAAGCTTCGTAAACACATAGTTTCTCCTTTCGATCCACGTTTCAGGTGTTTATTACCTTTAGACACTCCTTTTGTATATTTTCCGTTCTGTTTTGCTTTTGTTGTCCTCTTGAATGGTGGCTTAATGTTTGATTCATCAGGGCATGGGAGATGTGGCTAGTCATTCTTGTGATCTATTCAGCTTGGATTTGTCCTTTTGAGTTCGCCTTCATCACCTACAAGAAACATGCGCTTTTCATTGTAGATAACATTGTCAATGGTTTCTTTGCCATTGATATCATTCTTACCTTCTTCGTCGCTAATGTAGACAGCCACTCTTATATTCTAGTCGATAATCCTAAAAAAATAGCTATGAggtaagaaaaattatattactCTAGTATGGTTTTGCGTTTTAAAAGTACTCATATTCTCATAACAAGTTATGTTTTTCAGGTACCTTTCTACTTGGTTTGTCTTTGATGTCTGCTCCACAGCTCCGTTTAAGTCATTGAGTCTTCTGTTCAACTACAAGGGAAGCCAAATAGGATTCACAGTTCTTAGCATGCTCAGGCTATGGCGTCTCAGACGAGGTAGCTTACTGTTTGCAAGGTTCATTTTCAATACTAAACCATAAGCAAACCATTTTATTTGAGGTTCATAAGAGTAACGTTTTCAAGAATCTACATGAATCTTAATCTCTCACCCTCATATTTCCATTGCTTCAGACTCGAGAAAGATATCCGCTTCAACTACTTCTGGACACGATGCACAAAACTCATTTTGGTAAGTCCCATAAAGAGAGgaaactctttttttcttttcatttgtaaCTAGAACTTACCACGTATAGTTTTCTATATCAGGTCACTTTGTTTGCAGTACATTATGCTGGATGCTTCAACTACCTCATTGCAGATCTATATCCTAATCGAAGAAAAACATGGATTGGAGCTGTGTACCCAAATTTCAAGGAAGCAAGCTTATGGAGTAGATATGTGACTTCTATTTACTGGTCCGTTACTACATTAACAACAACAGGATATGGCGACTTACATGCTGAGAATCCAAGAGAGATGTTGTTCAGTGTCTTGTACGTGCTCTTCAACCTCGGTTTCACATCTTACCTGATTGGAAATATGACCAACCTTGTGGTTCACTGGTCTAGCCACACCAAAACCTTTGTAAGTTCACTTTACTTTCTTTGATTTTGAAGGTATAAACAATTTAGtgaaaatattaatgaaattttatgttttaacaaTTTTGGAGTTCTATGCTTTATATATATCCTCTTATAATTTGAGAGGTCCTAAGCCATTGTTTCAGGACCAACCATCATGGCATCTGCTCTGTTAAACTAATACGAAAATCTGATTATTTTCAATTCAACAGAGAGATACTCTTAGATCTGTTTCAGAGTTTGCATCAAGAAACCAACTCCCACCAAACATACATGACCAGATGTTATCACACATCTCCTTAGATTTCAAATCAGAAGGTCTCAAACAGGAAGAGACACTGAATGGTTTGCGCAAAGCAACTCGGTCAAGCATTGCAAACTATCTCTACCTCCATATTGCTCAGAACGTTTACCTCTTTCAAGGAGTTTCTCATAACTTCCTCTTTCAGTTGgtacaaaaaaatttcatttgtCAACTTTTTCTTGTTCATTTCTTTTCTCTAATGTGTCATGTTATATTGTTCCAAAAAAGGTTTCAGATATCGATGCTGAGTACTTCCCACCCAGAGAAGATGTAATTGTACAGAACGAATCTCATACTTATCTTTACATTCTTGTCTCAGGGGCAGTGGTGAGTGACTTAGATTGAAAATCAATAACGTCGTAGGAAAGTTGAAGTTACATTCtaacatttttactctctctctctggtgTGATTGTACAGGAATTTACTGCTTACATTGACGGTGAAAATCAGGTATGCAGACAAAATATTTAACCACTAGATAATCAAGAAAATGGTCAAAAAAGTTGTAATTAACATAATCCTCACATTCATGTAGATACAAGGGAAAGCAGTTGTTGGAGATGCATTTGGAGAGATTGGTGTTTTATGCTATACACCACAACCTTTCACTGTTAGCACAACAGAACTATCTCAAATTCTACGCGTACACAAAAGATCTCTCATCAGTGCTATGAGAGCTCATATTGAAGATGGACGTATCATAATTAACAACCTCTTTATGGTAAGTAAGCAAGATGTCATAAATGGAAATTTAGTGTATTTTAGGTGTTTTCACACAATCCCAACTCATTTTTATATGATGAAATTTTCAGAAACTTAGAGGGCAACAGTCAATAGCAATTGATGCTGCAAAAAAACAACCAGACGTCCTCCTCCAGAAGTGGCTTGGTGGTAGTCTAAAGATATGTGAAGGAGATGCAAGTGATCAAGGAAAAGGACACAAGTATTTACAACTGGATGACTCAGAAAACATTGATTTGGAATTAACCAAATCGATGGATTCAAGAAAAGATGGTTCTAGTGAAACGAAAAGAGGTCAAGAACATAAAATAAAGATAGCGGAAGAGGAAAAACCAAACAAATATATTGATGAGAAAAGTTTCTCTAATGCAGATGTTGCCTCATTTAAATTAACATATCCACATTGCAGATTCAAACCTAGTAAACAAGAACCCGCAAAGCCGGAAGAAAAGAAAGTTACCATCCACTTGAAGTCAGAAGGAAAATATTTGCCAAAGCTGATAATCTTACCTTATTCCAAAGTAGAGCTTCTAAGACTTGCAGGTAAGATAATTTACTTCTTAATGCGAAGTTTCAAGAAATTAACAAGAATTTACAAAAGTAAAGAATTAATAAGAACCCAAAGACTTTTCCAAAAGGAATTTCTAATATTAAATGTGTAATTATGCAGGTGAGAAATTTGGAAAACAAAGCTTCACAGTGGTCACCAATGCGGAAAACGTTGAAATAGATGATGTAGATGTCATTAGAGATGGTgaacatttgtttttttactaTCAATGAGTACGAAGGTAAAGAGCCTTGATGTGACTTATTATTTACCATTTCCGTAGGCCCGACTATGAGCCCCACTATGAATCCAATCAGAACATGTACCTATCTTTtgactaattttcaaaaatatgttttgaacGATCCCTAGAATTTGCAatctaaatttaaaacaacCAAAACTAATAATCTAGACACCAAAGTAAAAGAAAACGAATATTTATATCAAGTTTGAAGATCTATTATAATTACCTTGCACTCACGTCTTATTGTTTTTCATCTTTACTCTTTCCAACCAAAACCCTATTAGCCCAAAAAGAGAACCCTCAATGCAATCTTTACTTTGATAGGTATTATCAAAACGATTCCAACAATTCAACGCAGTATGGACCACATATTTGACAGATCGGTCGAGAATTGTTGTTGGATCCTTCAGATTGGGTTCATCTGGAAGAATTAACTTGTTGAAAGAACTTTTGTCCGCGTGTGGAAAACCCAATACGACCTCTGCTTCCAAGTTCCAACTCGTAAGTAAGTACCGACGTCCTCTGTTTCCTTTATTTGTGTAAACGGTCTTTTGTAATTGAAAAGCAGTACATCGGATGGAACGTCATATGACTGTAATTGGGTAGCCTAACCGGAAGTGTTCCATCcttaaaaaaaaacccaaactcttaaacttcttgttttttctttgggCTTCTAAAGATTAACATTGAACTTCTCCTTTTGGACTCTAGTAAACCCTACTCTCTTTTTCAACCGGAATATAATTTGACGAAACATAAACTTCTCAAAAGCTTCATTGATGTCTCTCATCCTCACGTTTGTCTTCCTCATCtcaccatcatcatcttcgAATCAAGAATACCCACACTAAGGAAATGGCGACGAATCACCAGTTCACGACATCAAAGCTGATCCTGAAATTTTTGaagaaactataaaatatactatttttaataatttgggagtttatgtttatataaattgtCTCTTAAATTTTAGGAGCTCTACACTAATGGTTTACTTGACCCTCACTCTTGCAGTTCAGAACCGTGAGTATAATCTCTTGTTTCATGGCTTTCCCTTCTTAGAACATCTcctacattttatattttatttcaaaatgttGTGGAAAATGGAGTAATCAACAAATATATTAGAAGTATTATTCCATTATGATTTATAGGTTTGCGTTTTGCTTTTCCAATGCATAGATTTTCATTATGGGTTATGTATTAAATTTaagtattatatttaaatatctaattatatataaatgaaattaaCTATGTGATATAGCTATGCCGCAAGAGTTTGTCGATTCTATTTCTATGCGTAAGGGTCGAAGTAACACATAGCTTACATGTGCGACTAGCCGCCAATATAAGTTTCTATTTTCTTGAACAATAAACTGTTTTTGTTTATTGACTATTATTTTAGGATATCCATATGTATAATTTACACGATAACGAGAACAACAAaagtatatctatatatattattattttttacaaaggtatatatataatttaactaTTTACCGAAATTTGATTGAAATGTTAAACTGAATATGGAATTAtatcttagatatttttttttttgttttgcataACTATCCTAACCATGTTATATCTTCTCGAAAACTTCCCCTCTAAAACAGTCTAACCCCAATCATCGCCAATATCAAAATTTTCCAATACTTCAAGGTTGACTTTGCCtgtaaaaagaaacaaaattgaattCGTTATTACACATATAGTGCTTCCAGAATCATCTATTCTCGCTGTAACCCCAATCTTTATGGATTTAAAAAACAAACCATACTAATTGCTTTGTACCTTAGTGGCAGAAGATGAATATGTGGCAGACTTTGAAGTCGCAGTTGTAGTACTAGTAGACGTCGTGGAGAATCCCAAATCGTAAGCCAATGATCCATCTGGTTGAAATATTCCATAATTCTTCTCCGAAATAGGACCAGGTTTCATATCCTCATTGAACAATGCGAATATATAAACCTCTAGCCTGGAACTCCGTCTGGCCGGAGTCCCTTCTCCGGCGAACT
It encodes:
- the LOC103834055 gene encoding potassium channel KAT2-like isoform X1, whose product is MLNFFLTKLYLPFLHFTLRCAFSFNTIYITFAEEEAPQTLSISCTRNFLERFCVEEYNMDSMKHNSFLSADLLPSLGASTNQSTKLRKHIVSPFDPRFRAWEMWLVILVIYSAWICPFEFAFITYKKHALFIVDNIVNGFFAIDIILTFFVANVDSHSYILVDNPKKIAMRYLSTWFVFDVCSTAPFKSLSLLFNYKGSQIGFTVLSMLRLWRLRRGSLLFARLEKDIRFNYFWTRCTKLILVTLFAVHYAGCFNYLIADLYPNRRKTWIGAVYPNFKEASLWSRYVTSIYWSVTTLTTTGYGDLHAENPREMLFSVLYVLFNLGFTSYLIGNMTNLVVHWSSHTKTFRDTLRSVSEFASRNQLPPNIHDQMLSHISLDFKSEGLKQEETLNGLRKATRSSIANYLYLHIAQNVYLFQGVSHNFLFQLVSDIDAEYFPPREDVIVQNESHTYLYILVSGAVEFTAYIDGENQIQGKAVVGDAFGEIGVLCYTPQPFTVSTTELSQILRVHKRSLISAMRAHIEDGRIIINNLFMKLRGQQSIAIDAAKKQPDVLLQKWLGGSLKICEGDASDQGKGHKYLQLDDSENIDLELTKSMDSRKDGSSETKRGQEHKIKIAEEEKPNKYIDEKSFSNADVASFKLTYPHCRFKPSKQEPAKPEEKKVTIHLKSEGKYLPKLIILPYSKVELLRLAGKIIYFLMRSFKKLTRIYKSKELIRTQRLFQKEFLILNV
- the LOC103834055 gene encoding potassium channel KAT2-like isoform X2, which codes for MLNFFLTKLYLPFLHFTLRCAFSFNTIYITFAEEEAPQTLSISCTRNFLERFCVEEYNMDSMKHNSFLSADLLPSLGASTNQSTKLRKHIVSPFDPRFRAWEMWLVILVIYSAWICPFEFAFITYKKHALFIVDNIVNGFFAIDIILTFFVANVDSHSYILVDNPKKIAMRYLSTWFVFDVCSTAPFKSLSLLFNYKGSQIGFTVLSMLRLWRLRRGSLLFARLEKDIRFNYFWTRCTKLILVTLFAVHYAGCFNYLIADLYPNRRKTWIGAVYPNFKEASLWSRYVTSIYWSVTTLTTTGYGDLHAENPREMLFSVLYVLFNLGFTSYLIGNMTNLVVHWSSHTKTFRDTLRSVSEFASRNQLPPNIHDQMLSHISLDFKSEGLKQEETLNGLRKATRSSIANYLYLHIAQNVYLFQGVSHNFLFQLVSDIDAEYFPPREDVIVQNESHTYLYILVSGAVEFTAYIDGENQIQGKAVVGDAFGEIGVLCYTPQPFTVSTTELSQILRVHKRSLISAMRAHIEDGRIIINNLFMKLRGQQSIAIDAAKKQPDVLLQKWLGGSLKICEGDASDQGKGHKYLQLDDSENIDLELTKSMDSRKDGSSETKRGQEHKIKIAEEEKPNKYIDEKSFSNADVASFKLTYPHCRFKPSKQEPAKPEEKKVTIHLKSEGKYLPKLIILPYSKVELLRLAGEKFGKQSFTVVTNAENVEIDDVDVIRDGEHLFFYYQ